GCGCAGTACGATTTGACGAGAGATAAACTGGATGTACAATCGAAACAGCGATCGTTGATCGTCAATCGGAAACGATCGAGGACCTGAGGGAAGGTGAGTATGTCCAACGAAGAGAAGATCGGCAAGGTGACACATTATTTTGGAAAGATCGATGTAGCCGTCTTGAAGATCGAAAAAGGAATCAAGCTCGGGGAGAAGCTGCATTTCGTCGGAACGCATACCGACTTTTCCCAAGAAATCAAATCCTTGCAGATCGAACACGAAGACGTCTCGGAAGCTGATGCGGGATCTGATGTGGCGATGAAGGTCAAGGACCGCGTTCGCGACGGAGATACTGTGTATCGCCTCGCGGACGAAGATTAGTTGACTGCGCTGGATTCGTTCAAAATTCAAGTCGGAGCTTCAGCGCCGCGAGGTGCGCAGATCGAACGGCAAGCTATGGACCTACGTTGTCAACGGCAGCGCCATCGTGATCGTACATCCGTGGCCGACCCCCTCGCTTTCCGCCCAGATACGACCATGATGCGCTTCGACGATCGCTTTGGCGATGGCCAGGCCCAGCCCTAAACCTTCGTAGCGCCGTTTCATGTGATCGTCCACCTGATAGAACCCGATGAAAATCCGGTCGAGTTGTTCCGCAGGGATGCCGATGCCGTTATCGTTGACCTCGATCCACGCTTCGCGCCCCTTTCTTTCCAACATGAGCTGAATATGACCATCGGCGGGCGTGAAGCGCATCGAGTTGTTCAATACGTTGACCAAAGCCAGGGTAAGCTTCCTTTCGTCGGCAAGAATTTCGATCGGCGTTTCGGGCAGTTGAAGTGTGAACGTCTGGCCTTTGGTTTCGACCAAGCCGATCACCTCGTCGTGTGCGGTTTGAACAATCTTCTGTAACGACGTTTCAGTGGTTTCCATTTCTGCCGAACCCGCCTGCAGCATGTTCATGTTCGTCATTGCTTCGATTAATGCGCGCATGCGCAGCGCGGAGGACAGGACGGCGTCGGCGTGTTCCGAGGCTTTCGTATCCGTGCCCTCCTTCAGCAGTGCGGCGTATCCCATGATCAATCCCAACGGCGTACGCAGTTCGTGCGAAGCGATGGCGATGAAATCGCTTTTCAAGCGGTCGAGTTCTCCCAATTCATCGTAGGCGCGCTTGAGTGCCTCGACCAGGTGTGCGTTGTTGAGCGCAACGGCGGCCTGGGAAGCGATGTTGGATAGGGTTTGCAGATCCATCTCATCGAAACGCCCGTGCCGTTTGTTGAGCGCCTCCAGTACCCCCGTCACTTTATCTCGAATGCGCAAGGGAACCGCGATGAGCGAACGGACCTCGAGGTCGATCGTCTCACTTACGTTGCTGAAGTGCCGCGAATCACCTTCGACCTCGTTGATGATCAAGGGCTCGTCATCCCGAAAAACCGTACCGGCGATCGATCCTTCAAGCGGTACGGGAATCTTGCGCAGTTCGCTCGGATCCGAGCCGGTCGCGGCGACGAAGCAAAGTTCGTGCGTCTTCTCATCCGCAAGAAGGATCGAAGCCTCTTCGCTTTCGAGTAAGTCGGCAGCGGATTCTGTGATGAACTGCAGCAGTCGATCGAGATCCAGCGTTGAATTTAGCGTGACGCTGATCTCGACCAGACGAGAGAGGCGGATCACCATGCGGCGTAGATCTTCGATATCGAACGATGGAACGGTTTCGTCCATGATTCAAGTTTATGCCAGATGGGTTGCCTTGTCCATGCGGCATTGTCCCGTATGTGCGTTCGTTGTATACTTCCTCACGGTTTCGATCGAATTCCAAGGATGAATTGCAGATGAAAGTCTCTTGTCTACAAGAAAATTTGGCCAGCGGGTTGAGCACCGTTGCGCGTGCGGTTGCCCAACGCAGCACGCTGCCCGTTCTGGGGAACGTGCTTGTCGCCGCCGAAGACGGCCGTCTTCGGCTCTCAGCCACCAACCTCGAGATGGGAATTACCTGCTGGATTGGGGCGAAGGTCGAAGAAGATGGTTCGACAACCATTCCGGCGCGAACGTTTGTCGACCTGGTGAACACGTTTCCCACGGATAAGGTCGAAATGGAACTGGACACCCGCACGCAAACGATCAACGTGCGGTGCGGGGTTTTCAACAATGAGATCAAGTGCATCGATGCTCAAGAGTTCCCCCCATTGCCGCCATCCGATCTGGATGACGGGCTGGAACTCAACATCGAAGACTTGCGCGAGATCATCCGCCAGGTCATTTTTGCTGCGTCCGCCGATGATGCACGACCGGTGCTAACTGGCGTTCTCGTCGAAATAGACGGCGACAAGATGACGATGGCGGCCGCGGATGGATTCCGCCTCTCTGTACGAAAGGCGCAGCTTTCATCACCGGCGAGCGGCCCCTTGAAAGCCATCATTCCTGCTCGCGCGTTGGCAGAACTGGCCCGCGTGATCTCGGAGGACGACGAAATTGTGACCATGCATCTTCCTCCCAATCGCGGTCAGGTGATCTTTCGCAGCACGAACGCCGAACTTGTCTCGCAGCTCATCGAAGGCACGTTCCCGGATTTCCAGGGCATCATCCCCACGAGTCACACGACCCGGAGTGTACTGCCCACGGGTGCATTCCTGAAAGCCTGCAAGGCGGCCGATATATTTGCCCGTGAAGCGGCGCATTCTGCGCGTTTGCGGATCACGCCGGGAAGTGAGCTCGAACCGGGCGTCGTCGAAGTGTCGGCGACCGCCGCGGAGACCGGGTCAAACGAAAGCATCGTCGATGCTACGATTGAGGGTGAGCCGATCGAAATCGCCTTTAATGTACGTTTCCTGGCTGAGGCGCTGAACGTCATCGAAGCGCCCAACGTCGCTCTTGAAACCACCGGAGCTTCTTCCCCGGGTGTACTTCGCCCCGTCGACCAGACCGACTTCATCCATGTGATCATGCCCATGCATCTCGGTCGCTGAAAATCGTATCGAAGGGGGAAGCCGCAGATTTAGATTGACGACCCATCTCCCCTTCNNNNGGAGATGGGTCGTTAATCTAAATCTGTGGCTTCCCCCGTTAATTCTCCACTCGAAAACGCGAATCGCAGTTGAGTGCATTTAGGTGATTTGAGGGACCAAGAGCCACGAGCAAACATGGACGGAAAAGGAGACTCCAGGGGATGAGCAAACGCCAGAGATCGCTGATCATCGCCTTGGCCAGTGTTGCGCTCGTCATTGCGGTTGGGGGTGGGTACTACGTCTTGTGGGACTCGGGCATCATCGGCTCCACGTCGAACACAACTCCCACAGGATCGGAGGGGGCGCAGCCCGAACCGACAAGTACATCCGCTGGTTCGAGCGTCGATTTGCCCCCTGCGTGGACTCCAACGCCGTTTGGTTTTTCAGAAATCGATGTTGCCCAATGGGGCCTCCAGCTTCCGGATTTCCCCCTCGGATTCGAGAAAGAACCGATGGATGAAACGGGGATTCCGCCGGGTCTTGCGAACGGAATTGAGGACGCCACGCTCGTTAAGCGTTTCGCATTTTCTGAAGAGGGCGACTCTCCTCAATTGCTCATCGGCTTCACGCTGTATATTCCAAGTAAAAGCGGACAAGCAAAATTCGATGAACTAATATCAAACCCCGAGTTCATCGTTGACGATATCCTCTCCTCGTTTGATCACAACGGGATATTGGAACAAGATGAAATCTATGGCTTGGAGGGGATCGGGGACTACTCCTACGGACTGACCTGTGTTCTGGACATGGAAGCCGTAGAAATGCGCGTGGACGGCCTCGGCTTCCGCAGGGACATCGCCGGTGCGCTTTTGTTTGTCCTTCACATCGACGGATATCCGCTGGAAATCTCCGTTCAAGACCTGGCCGAGATTTTAGACCAGCGGATCATCCCCACATTGCCGAGCAATCCGTAGGTCCGATCCGTTTTTGGTGAAACGCGACCAACTCGTGTTCCGGCATCTGGATGCAGAAACACGCACTCGGCGTTTGCGCGGCTTACCCGGGGTTCGATATGATTGATTTTCAAGGGCAAAACGGTCGATGCATCATTCCGGTCAGGATCGAGGTGGCTTCGGTATGACAAGGGGACAGATAACGATACTCGCCGTTTTGGCTGTGCTTAGCCTCGTGGTAGTTATTGGCGGGGGATATTATGTGCTTGCCGATTCCGGTATCATCGGAGCCAATGAAAACGAAGTTGTCGCTCGGCCCCCGACAACCAGAACTCCGATCCCCTCC
The sequence above is drawn from the Anaerolineales bacterium genome and encodes:
- a CDS encoding GAF domain-containing sensor histidine kinase, whose protein sequence is MDETVPSFDIEDLRRMVIRLSRLVEISVTLNSTLDLDRLLQFITESAADLLESEEASILLADEKTHELCFVAATGSDPSELRKIPVPLEGSIAGTVFRDDEPLIINEVEGDSRHFSNVSETIDLEVRSLIAVPLRIRDKVTGVLEALNKRHGRFDEMDLQTLSNIASQAAVALNNAHLVEALKRAYDELGELDRLKSDFIAIASHELRTPLGLIMGYAALLKEGTDTKASEHADAVLSSALRMRALIEAMTNMNMLQAGSAEMETTETSLQKIVQTAHDEVIGLVETKGQTFTLQLPETPIEILADERKLTLALVNVLNNSMRFTPADGHIQLMLERKGREAWIEVNDNGIGIPAEQLDRIFIGFYQVDDHMKRRYEGLGLGLAIAKAIVEAHHGRIWAESEGVGHGCTITMALPLTT
- the dnaN gene encoding DNA polymerase III subunit beta; the encoded protein is MKVSCLQENLASGLSTVARAVAQRSTLPVLGNVLVAAEDGRLRLSATNLEMGITCWIGAKVEEDGSTTIPARTFVDLVNTFPTDKVEMELDTRTQTINVRCGVFNNEIKCIDAQEFPPLPPSDLDDGLELNIEDLREIIRQVIFAASADDARPVLTGVLVEIDGDKMTMAAADGFRLSVRKAQLSSPASGPLKAIIPARALAELARVISEDDEIVTMHLPPNRGQVIFRSTNAELVSQLIEGTFPDFQGIIPTSHTTRSVLPTGAFLKACKAADIFAREAAHSARLRITPGSELEPGVVEVSATAAETGSNESIVDATIEGEPIEIAFNVRFLAEALNVIEAPNVALETTGASSPGVLRPVDQTDFIHVIMPMHLGR